In Musa acuminata AAA Group cultivar baxijiao chromosome BXJ2-8, Cavendish_Baxijiao_AAA, whole genome shotgun sequence, one genomic interval encodes:
- the LOC135586714 gene encoding uncharacterized protein LOC135586714 isoform X1: MARRSYRKPAQTQRDNVGWMWGLIGLFHFCQGHSTQKLISDKKLKSTRLAGTGPSGAILDFLESSLNKHEGGSLADEIREDQANLDITSVKTLTEEAMSQHPQKKFSNDEASRAASNMKNDVCPKKNYKQRSKSLKLISDAYANNLAASASLNGRQSNSMDLTERSFCNIDMAALLIWYYGYTCQQMNADSSDQFDLWHASGSIGPKIHNHLDDLDDHLDQKISFFQKTLADVALAIKIQKSMVEKQLDGQWAGHLKEFMDALDTLNLDKELSLTFLQDPDSLLLKHIQNFHSNQAGKLFSLGSDKYSEDIQLLGEENNSSGISKESDTKQLFHKQNRYNFFWKKGKSRGIKSSKESSNSKALFRIVVLKPSSAIIQNSSVIVPPGSPSQSHHMLRQDKDGERILSEFSLREVKRRIQHMIGKSRKEQHVISMDGILHRTPVWSNDTGDSCKLIHNESVVASSAISSCNAKKVSEYLPHDERKDKKIYSESEIKISSHISSSKHQSLICEEAKKHLAEMLDTTVDSLPVVQASESLGRVLSLSRCNDLRPRSSPQRDKELVTSPEETADTSHVFKQEGAANNLSPERPNLEFSSCSLSIPGDESNLLILKTEVVDTNISEPSCLTEDLNNKVAADKSEEEEEEEEEEEEAIQGLGSSEGNLLALTESTLPPSSLTRENSVAPESTSTNEKLEQPSPVSVLETLFSEDSTTAESTTVEHYDIEAQHRQVTHEDYDNYSRIIASPDVSYSLRDHLHDKQARFDYVKEVLEASGLANEFSERRDTADQLLDPSLFDEIGIFFCFLQDDPKLLFDCMNEVLVETQERFSKHTQWLSLIQPNLLPTPSRASLIQEVSNCLERHLHIQLPNTLDQAIRKELEDRGWMDLRFESENIAILICESLLDDIMEETVRNFGF, from the exons ATGGCAAGAAGATCATAtagaaaaccagcacaaactcAAAGGGACAATGTTGGATGGATGTGGGGTTTGATTGGTTTGTTTCATTTCTGCCAGGGCCATTCAACTCAGAAGTTAATATCGGATAAGAAGCTCAAAAGCACTAGACTTGCTG GTACTGGACCCTCGGGAGCTATACTTGATTTCCTTGAAAGTTCTCTGAACAAACATGAAGGTGGTAGT CTTGCTGATGAAATCAGAGAAGATCAGGCCAATTTGGATATCACCAGTGTGAAAACTCTTACGGAGGAAGCAATGTCTCAGCATCCACAAAAGAAGTTTTCAAATGATGAAGCTTCACGAGCAGCATCTAACATGAAAAATGATGTTTGtccaaaaaagaattataaacaaAGAAGTAAAAGCTTGAAGTTAATTTCAGATGCTTATGCAAACAATCTAGCTGCTTCTGCAAGCTTAAATGGTCGTCAGTCTAACAGTATGGATCTAACTGAAAGATCTTTCTGTAACATTGACATGGCTGCACTTTTGATATGGTACTATGGTTATACATGCCAACAAATGAATGCTGATTCTAGTGATCAGTTTGACTTGTGGCATGCCTCAGGAAGTATTGGTCCAAAGATTCATAATCACCTTGATGACCTTGATGATCATCTTGATCAAAAGATCTCTTTCTTTCAGAAGACCCTAGCAGATGTTGCCCTGGCTATTAAAATTCAGAAGTCAATGGTTGAGAAACAACTAGATGGACAATGGGCTGGCCATCTTAAGGAATTCATGGATGCATTAGATACTCTGAATTTAGATAAGGAGTTATCTCTGACGTTTCTTCAAGATCCAGATTCTCTTTTGCTTAAACATATTCAAAATTTTCACAGTAATCAGGCAGGGAAACTATTTAGTTTGGGATCAGATAAATATTCAGAGGATATTCAATTGTTAGGGGAGGAGAACAATAGTTCAGGGATATCTAAGGAATCAGACACTAAGCAATTGTTTCACAAACAAAACAGATACAATTTTTTCTGGAAAAAGGGAAAGTCAAGGGGGATAAAGTCATCAAAGGAAAGTTCAAATTCCAAGGCATTATTCAGAATAGTAGTTCTGAAGCCAAGCTCAGCAATAATTCAAAATTCTTCTGTCATAGTACCTCCAGGCTCTCCATCTCAATCTCATCATATGCTTAGGCAAGACAAAGACGGTGAAAGAATTCTATCTGAATTTTCCCTTAGAGAAGTAAAACGAAGGATCCAGCATATGATTGGCAAGAGTAGAAAAGAACAACATGTTATCTCCATGGATGGTATTCTACACAGAACTCCGGTTTGGTCGAATGACACAGGTGACTCATGTAAATTGATACATAATGAGAGTGTAGTAGCGAGCTCAGCAATCAGTTCTTGTAATGCCAAAAAGGTATCTGAATATTTGCCCCATGATGAGAGAAAAGATAAGAAAATCTATTCAGAAAGTGAAATTAAGATCAGTAGTCATATTTCCTCTTCGAAGCATCAATCTTTGATATGTGAGGAAGCCAAAAAGCATCTTGCTGAGATGCTAGACACTACAGTCGACAGTCTACCAGTGGTCCAAGCCTCAGAATCTTTGGGGAGAGTACTCTCTCTTTCAAGATGCAATGACTTACGTCCTAGATCAAGTCCTCAAAGAGATAAGGAGCTCGTCACGTCACCTGAAGAAACCGCAGATACCTCACATGTGTTCAAGCAAGAAGGTGCTGCCAATAACTTAAGCCCCGAGAGACCAAACTTGGAGTTCTCATCTTGCTCCTTGAGCATTCCAGGTGATGAATCAAATTTGCTCATCCTAAAAACAGAAGTGGTTGATACCAATATTTCAGAGCCATCATGCCTTACAGAAGACCTGAACAACAAAG TTGCTGCAGATaaaagtgaagaagaagaagaagaagaagaagaagaagaagaagcaatacAAGGACTG GGTTCATCCGAAGGAAATTTACTAGCATTGACAGAGTCCACTCTGCCACCAAGCTCCTTAACCAGAGAAAATTCAGTGGCTCCAGAAAGCACTAGCACCAATGAAAAACTAGAGCAACCAAGTCCAGTATCTGTTCTCGAAACACTCTTTTCAGAAGATTCTACCACTGCTGAGTCTACTACAGTGGAGCACT ATGACATTGAAGCACAACATCGACAAGTTACTCATGAAGATTATGACAACTATTCAAGAATTATAGCATCACCAGATGTAAGCTACAGTTTAAGAGATCATCTTCATGACAAGCAAGCTAGGTTCGATTATGTTAAAGAAGTCTTGGAAGCCTCAGGCCTTGCTAATGAATTCTCAGAGAGGCGGGATACGGCAGATCAGTTACTTGATCCATCTTTGTTTGATGAAATAGGGATCTTCTTTTGCTTCCTACAAGATGATCCTAAGCTTCTCTTTGATTGCATGAATGAAGTCCTTGTAGAGACACAGGAAAGGTTTTCGAAGCATACCCAATGGCTGTCTCTCATCCAACCAAATCTCCTGCCTACCCCTTCAAGGGCAAGCTTAATCCAAGAAGTTAGCAACTGTCTCGAGAGGCATCTTCATATACAGCTGCCAAACACATTAGATCAAGCAATAAGAAAGGAATTGGAAGACAGAGGTTGGATGGACCTTCGATTCGAATCCGAGAATATCGCAATTCTGATATGTGAATCCTTGTTAGATGATATAATGGAAGAAACTGTTCGCAACTTCgggttttga
- the LOC135586714 gene encoding uncharacterized protein LOC135586714 isoform X2, producing MARRSYRKPAQTQRDNVGWMWGLIGLFHFCQGHSTQKLISDKKLKSTRLAGTGPSGAILDFLESSLNKHEGGSLADEIREDQANLDITSVKTLTEEAMSQHPQKKFSNDEASRAASNMKNDVCPKKNYKQRSKSLKLISDAYANNLAASASLNGRQSNSMDLTERSFCNIDMAALLIWYYGYTCQQMNADSSDQFDLWHASGSIGPKIHNHLDDLDDHLDQKISFFQKTLADVALAIKIQKSMVEKQLDGQWAGHLKEFMDALDTLNLDKELSLTFLQDPDSLLLKHIQNFHSNQAGKLFSLGSDKYSEDIQLLGEENNSSGISKESDTKQLFHKQNRYNFFWKKGKSRGIKSSKESSNSKALFRIVVLKPSSAIIQNSSVIVPPGSPSQSHHMLRQDKDGERILSEFSLREVKRRIQHMIGKSRKEQHVISMDGILHRTPVWSNDTGDSCKLIHNESVVASSAISSCNAKKVSEYLPHDERKDKKIYSESEIKISSHISSSKHQSLICEEAKKHLAEMLDTTVDSLPVVQASESLGRVLSLSRCNDLRPRSSPQRDKELVTSPEETADTSHVFKQEGAANNLSPERPNLEFSSCSLSIPGDESNLLILKTEVVDTNISEPSCLTEDLNNKDKSEEEEEEEEEEEEAIQGLGSSEGNLLALTESTLPPSSLTRENSVAPESTSTNEKLEQPSPVSVLETLFSEDSTTAESTTVEHYDIEAQHRQVTHEDYDNYSRIIASPDVSYSLRDHLHDKQARFDYVKEVLEASGLANEFSERRDTADQLLDPSLFDEIGIFFCFLQDDPKLLFDCMNEVLVETQERFSKHTQWLSLIQPNLLPTPSRASLIQEVSNCLERHLHIQLPNTLDQAIRKELEDRGWMDLRFESENIAILICESLLDDIMEETVRNFGF from the exons ATGGCAAGAAGATCATAtagaaaaccagcacaaactcAAAGGGACAATGTTGGATGGATGTGGGGTTTGATTGGTTTGTTTCATTTCTGCCAGGGCCATTCAACTCAGAAGTTAATATCGGATAAGAAGCTCAAAAGCACTAGACTTGCTG GTACTGGACCCTCGGGAGCTATACTTGATTTCCTTGAAAGTTCTCTGAACAAACATGAAGGTGGTAGT CTTGCTGATGAAATCAGAGAAGATCAGGCCAATTTGGATATCACCAGTGTGAAAACTCTTACGGAGGAAGCAATGTCTCAGCATCCACAAAAGAAGTTTTCAAATGATGAAGCTTCACGAGCAGCATCTAACATGAAAAATGATGTTTGtccaaaaaagaattataaacaaAGAAGTAAAAGCTTGAAGTTAATTTCAGATGCTTATGCAAACAATCTAGCTGCTTCTGCAAGCTTAAATGGTCGTCAGTCTAACAGTATGGATCTAACTGAAAGATCTTTCTGTAACATTGACATGGCTGCACTTTTGATATGGTACTATGGTTATACATGCCAACAAATGAATGCTGATTCTAGTGATCAGTTTGACTTGTGGCATGCCTCAGGAAGTATTGGTCCAAAGATTCATAATCACCTTGATGACCTTGATGATCATCTTGATCAAAAGATCTCTTTCTTTCAGAAGACCCTAGCAGATGTTGCCCTGGCTATTAAAATTCAGAAGTCAATGGTTGAGAAACAACTAGATGGACAATGGGCTGGCCATCTTAAGGAATTCATGGATGCATTAGATACTCTGAATTTAGATAAGGAGTTATCTCTGACGTTTCTTCAAGATCCAGATTCTCTTTTGCTTAAACATATTCAAAATTTTCACAGTAATCAGGCAGGGAAACTATTTAGTTTGGGATCAGATAAATATTCAGAGGATATTCAATTGTTAGGGGAGGAGAACAATAGTTCAGGGATATCTAAGGAATCAGACACTAAGCAATTGTTTCACAAACAAAACAGATACAATTTTTTCTGGAAAAAGGGAAAGTCAAGGGGGATAAAGTCATCAAAGGAAAGTTCAAATTCCAAGGCATTATTCAGAATAGTAGTTCTGAAGCCAAGCTCAGCAATAATTCAAAATTCTTCTGTCATAGTACCTCCAGGCTCTCCATCTCAATCTCATCATATGCTTAGGCAAGACAAAGACGGTGAAAGAATTCTATCTGAATTTTCCCTTAGAGAAGTAAAACGAAGGATCCAGCATATGATTGGCAAGAGTAGAAAAGAACAACATGTTATCTCCATGGATGGTATTCTACACAGAACTCCGGTTTGGTCGAATGACACAGGTGACTCATGTAAATTGATACATAATGAGAGTGTAGTAGCGAGCTCAGCAATCAGTTCTTGTAATGCCAAAAAGGTATCTGAATATTTGCCCCATGATGAGAGAAAAGATAAGAAAATCTATTCAGAAAGTGAAATTAAGATCAGTAGTCATATTTCCTCTTCGAAGCATCAATCTTTGATATGTGAGGAAGCCAAAAAGCATCTTGCTGAGATGCTAGACACTACAGTCGACAGTCTACCAGTGGTCCAAGCCTCAGAATCTTTGGGGAGAGTACTCTCTCTTTCAAGATGCAATGACTTACGTCCTAGATCAAGTCCTCAAAGAGATAAGGAGCTCGTCACGTCACCTGAAGAAACCGCAGATACCTCACATGTGTTCAAGCAAGAAGGTGCTGCCAATAACTTAAGCCCCGAGAGACCAAACTTGGAGTTCTCATCTTGCTCCTTGAGCATTCCAGGTGATGAATCAAATTTGCTCATCCTAAAAACAGAAGTGGTTGATACCAATATTTCAGAGCCATCATGCCTTACAGAAGACCTGAACAACAAAG ATaaaagtgaagaagaagaagaagaagaagaagaagaagaagaagcaatacAAGGACTG GGTTCATCCGAAGGAAATTTACTAGCATTGACAGAGTCCACTCTGCCACCAAGCTCCTTAACCAGAGAAAATTCAGTGGCTCCAGAAAGCACTAGCACCAATGAAAAACTAGAGCAACCAAGTCCAGTATCTGTTCTCGAAACACTCTTTTCAGAAGATTCTACCACTGCTGAGTCTACTACAGTGGAGCACT ATGACATTGAAGCACAACATCGACAAGTTACTCATGAAGATTATGACAACTATTCAAGAATTATAGCATCACCAGATGTAAGCTACAGTTTAAGAGATCATCTTCATGACAAGCAAGCTAGGTTCGATTATGTTAAAGAAGTCTTGGAAGCCTCAGGCCTTGCTAATGAATTCTCAGAGAGGCGGGATACGGCAGATCAGTTACTTGATCCATCTTTGTTTGATGAAATAGGGATCTTCTTTTGCTTCCTACAAGATGATCCTAAGCTTCTCTTTGATTGCATGAATGAAGTCCTTGTAGAGACACAGGAAAGGTTTTCGAAGCATACCCAATGGCTGTCTCTCATCCAACCAAATCTCCTGCCTACCCCTTCAAGGGCAAGCTTAATCCAAGAAGTTAGCAACTGTCTCGAGAGGCATCTTCATATACAGCTGCCAAACACATTAGATCAAGCAATAAGAAAGGAATTGGAAGACAGAGGTTGGATGGACCTTCGATTCGAATCCGAGAATATCGCAATTCTGATATGTGAATCCTTGTTAGATGATATAATGGAAGAAACTGTTCGCAACTTCgggttttga
- the LOC135586714 gene encoding uncharacterized protein LOC135586714 isoform X3 yields MKLADEIREDQANLDITSVKTLTEEAMSQHPQKKFSNDEASRAASNMKNDVCPKKNYKQRSKSLKLISDAYANNLAASASLNGRQSNSMDLTERSFCNIDMAALLIWYYGYTCQQMNADSSDQFDLWHASGSIGPKIHNHLDDLDDHLDQKISFFQKTLADVALAIKIQKSMVEKQLDGQWAGHLKEFMDALDTLNLDKELSLTFLQDPDSLLLKHIQNFHSNQAGKLFSLGSDKYSEDIQLLGEENNSSGISKESDTKQLFHKQNRYNFFWKKGKSRGIKSSKESSNSKALFRIVVLKPSSAIIQNSSVIVPPGSPSQSHHMLRQDKDGERILSEFSLREVKRRIQHMIGKSRKEQHVISMDGILHRTPVWSNDTGDSCKLIHNESVVASSAISSCNAKKVSEYLPHDERKDKKIYSESEIKISSHISSSKHQSLICEEAKKHLAEMLDTTVDSLPVVQASESLGRVLSLSRCNDLRPRSSPQRDKELVTSPEETADTSHVFKQEGAANNLSPERPNLEFSSCSLSIPGDESNLLILKTEVVDTNISEPSCLTEDLNNKVAADKSEEEEEEEEEEEEAIQGLGSSEGNLLALTESTLPPSSLTRENSVAPESTSTNEKLEQPSPVSVLETLFSEDSTTAESTTVEHYDIEAQHRQVTHEDYDNYSRIIASPDVSYSLRDHLHDKQARFDYVKEVLEASGLANEFSERRDTADQLLDPSLFDEIGIFFCFLQDDPKLLFDCMNEVLVETQERFSKHTQWLSLIQPNLLPTPSRASLIQEVSNCLERHLHIQLPNTLDQAIRKELEDRGWMDLRFESENIAILICESLLDDIMEETVRNFGF; encoded by the exons ATGAAG CTTGCTGATGAAATCAGAGAAGATCAGGCCAATTTGGATATCACCAGTGTGAAAACTCTTACGGAGGAAGCAATGTCTCAGCATCCACAAAAGAAGTTTTCAAATGATGAAGCTTCACGAGCAGCATCTAACATGAAAAATGATGTTTGtccaaaaaagaattataaacaaAGAAGTAAAAGCTTGAAGTTAATTTCAGATGCTTATGCAAACAATCTAGCTGCTTCTGCAAGCTTAAATGGTCGTCAGTCTAACAGTATGGATCTAACTGAAAGATCTTTCTGTAACATTGACATGGCTGCACTTTTGATATGGTACTATGGTTATACATGCCAACAAATGAATGCTGATTCTAGTGATCAGTTTGACTTGTGGCATGCCTCAGGAAGTATTGGTCCAAAGATTCATAATCACCTTGATGACCTTGATGATCATCTTGATCAAAAGATCTCTTTCTTTCAGAAGACCCTAGCAGATGTTGCCCTGGCTATTAAAATTCAGAAGTCAATGGTTGAGAAACAACTAGATGGACAATGGGCTGGCCATCTTAAGGAATTCATGGATGCATTAGATACTCTGAATTTAGATAAGGAGTTATCTCTGACGTTTCTTCAAGATCCAGATTCTCTTTTGCTTAAACATATTCAAAATTTTCACAGTAATCAGGCAGGGAAACTATTTAGTTTGGGATCAGATAAATATTCAGAGGATATTCAATTGTTAGGGGAGGAGAACAATAGTTCAGGGATATCTAAGGAATCAGACACTAAGCAATTGTTTCACAAACAAAACAGATACAATTTTTTCTGGAAAAAGGGAAAGTCAAGGGGGATAAAGTCATCAAAGGAAAGTTCAAATTCCAAGGCATTATTCAGAATAGTAGTTCTGAAGCCAAGCTCAGCAATAATTCAAAATTCTTCTGTCATAGTACCTCCAGGCTCTCCATCTCAATCTCATCATATGCTTAGGCAAGACAAAGACGGTGAAAGAATTCTATCTGAATTTTCCCTTAGAGAAGTAAAACGAAGGATCCAGCATATGATTGGCAAGAGTAGAAAAGAACAACATGTTATCTCCATGGATGGTATTCTACACAGAACTCCGGTTTGGTCGAATGACACAGGTGACTCATGTAAATTGATACATAATGAGAGTGTAGTAGCGAGCTCAGCAATCAGTTCTTGTAATGCCAAAAAGGTATCTGAATATTTGCCCCATGATGAGAGAAAAGATAAGAAAATCTATTCAGAAAGTGAAATTAAGATCAGTAGTCATATTTCCTCTTCGAAGCATCAATCTTTGATATGTGAGGAAGCCAAAAAGCATCTTGCTGAGATGCTAGACACTACAGTCGACAGTCTACCAGTGGTCCAAGCCTCAGAATCTTTGGGGAGAGTACTCTCTCTTTCAAGATGCAATGACTTACGTCCTAGATCAAGTCCTCAAAGAGATAAGGAGCTCGTCACGTCACCTGAAGAAACCGCAGATACCTCACATGTGTTCAAGCAAGAAGGTGCTGCCAATAACTTAAGCCCCGAGAGACCAAACTTGGAGTTCTCATCTTGCTCCTTGAGCATTCCAGGTGATGAATCAAATTTGCTCATCCTAAAAACAGAAGTGGTTGATACCAATATTTCAGAGCCATCATGCCTTACAGAAGACCTGAACAACAAAG TTGCTGCAGATaaaagtgaagaagaagaagaagaagaagaagaagaagaagaagcaatacAAGGACTG GGTTCATCCGAAGGAAATTTACTAGCATTGACAGAGTCCACTCTGCCACCAAGCTCCTTAACCAGAGAAAATTCAGTGGCTCCAGAAAGCACTAGCACCAATGAAAAACTAGAGCAACCAAGTCCAGTATCTGTTCTCGAAACACTCTTTTCAGAAGATTCTACCACTGCTGAGTCTACTACAGTGGAGCACT ATGACATTGAAGCACAACATCGACAAGTTACTCATGAAGATTATGACAACTATTCAAGAATTATAGCATCACCAGATGTAAGCTACAGTTTAAGAGATCATCTTCATGACAAGCAAGCTAGGTTCGATTATGTTAAAGAAGTCTTGGAAGCCTCAGGCCTTGCTAATGAATTCTCAGAGAGGCGGGATACGGCAGATCAGTTACTTGATCCATCTTTGTTTGATGAAATAGGGATCTTCTTTTGCTTCCTACAAGATGATCCTAAGCTTCTCTTTGATTGCATGAATGAAGTCCTTGTAGAGACACAGGAAAGGTTTTCGAAGCATACCCAATGGCTGTCTCTCATCCAACCAAATCTCCTGCCTACCCCTTCAAGGGCAAGCTTAATCCAAGAAGTTAGCAACTGTCTCGAGAGGCATCTTCATATACAGCTGCCAAACACATTAGATCAAGCAATAAGAAAGGAATTGGAAGACAGAGGTTGGATGGACCTTCGATTCGAATCCGAGAATATCGCAATTCTGATATGTGAATCCTTGTTAGATGATATAATGGAAGAAACTGTTCGCAACTTCgggttttga